CTGCTGTCATTAAAGCAGAAGGATCTCACCccttaaataatatatttctaaaaCGACGAGAGTCGATTGAAAAGTCAGATATTTCttaggtataataataataataataataataataataataataataaagaaaaataagtcTAAAATATTAGCAATTCCATTGAGATTTTGTAATGTGGCATTTGatgtatatgtaaataactGAAAACTATAATGCTGGTGAACTTGAAGCATTTAAGGGCAGCCCCTAGCGGTGCTTATACACCACGCAAGTATGCTGCAAAAAAAGAATCAGTGCATTTGACAGCTTATCACCAAGTACACTCCAGTACAAAAGTTTGTTATGGCGAAATATTTGTTGGTGTACAAACTCTACAGATGattactttttgtatttttttttaaactgcagcTGCGTGTGACCACCCACCTCCTCCTGCTGAGATATTGCTCGTGTGATTTGCAGGCGATATCAGGGTTTGTGCATCGCTTGCCGAGCTTTTCCCTCCATCGTTGAGCACCGAGGAGCTGGAATCGGATTCGAGAGACTGACAGGACGGCGGGTTTGGGGTCAGATGTTCGGTGCCATAGTCATACTTGGTGAAGGTAGTACTGTTGCCCATCCCATTGTGCAACCCGTGATCTGATGATACTGATGTCTCCCTTGTTCTCTCTTCTCGTTTTAGGCTGACTGTGCCGTCCGAACAAGCCTCTCTGTTGCCGCCGCTGCCGCCATAATAACATTTCTCCTCTGGTCGGGGTGTTTCAGCACAAGATCGGTTGAAAGATGGATTAATGGACAGAGGGCTACCAAAGTAGGACTGAGGATATCCATTGCACGACTCCGATGGATTCCACGGGAGGGAGCACACGTTGTCCCTTCTTGGGTATGAGAGAGACGGTAGCCCCGCCAGTTGTCCTCCTGAGGATCTAAAATTCGGGAAGTAAAACGTATCTCCAGTGTGGATGTTTACCAAAGGTCCCACAAACCCAGGATTAAGGAGATTATGCTCGCCCATTTCCGCGGGCCTGACCAACAGCTTCTAGTTTATTGCAATCTGACATTTAACGTAGTTAAACCTGGAGATGCACCTGATTGGTCATCTCCATGTCACGTGGCGGAGCTTACTCGAACTCCAAAAGGTACCACCCACTTGGTCTATtttagacaaaacaaaacataaacttCTGTGTTACGGGTCTTtatatgctttttaaaaatactataaaatatcgtattaaaatgtattctcttgttttttacttttttgctatGTATGCAGGTTCCAACTGGTTCTCTTTTTGTTCTCTCGAGGAAAACATGTAATAGCCTATTCCTAGCCTCGTTTAATACCTTTATAAGccaacaaatttattttaaaactttttttattcgAAACTGTTGGTTTTTGGGGACGGTGTGGTTGCTGAtgacattttgttttcattgaaaAATTACGATTGAATTCAGTGTCATATAAAGCTTTGATGATCCACTTTTACAGGcttgttttaaagaaagactGATGCTCAGCGCTTCACTAACACTCGTATTTACTGTAACAGGGTCAGCAGGTTGAAACCGTTGGCTCAGTAAAGTAGGAGGATATTCTATAAGGTTTCTTCATGAACGTAACCTATATTTCAAATAATATGCCCTCGCACACCTCATATGAACATGAACAACTTTAACACATTCTCTCTATAAATACACGCTGCCAAACTGTGGGAAGATTATTACACATCTCGCAATTCTTTTATATGAACTTTACAAGCTTGTAGAGGGTATTTAAACGACTCAGCAGATCCAAATACACCA
This DNA window, taken from Tachysurus fulvidraco isolate hzauxx_2018 chromosome 23, HZAU_PFXX_2.0, whole genome shotgun sequence, encodes the following:
- the hoxc12a gene encoding homeobox protein Hox-C12a → MGEHNLLNPGFVGPLVNIHTGDTFYFPNFRSSGGQLAGLPSLSYPRRDNVCSLPWNPSESCNGYPQSYFGSPLSINPSFNRSCAETPRPEEKCYYGGSGGNREACSDGTVSLKREERTRETSVSSDHGLHNGMGNSTTFTKYDYGTEHLTPNPPSCQSLESDSSSSVLNDGGKSSASDAQTLISPANHTSNISAGGGAPWYPMHTRTRKKRKPYSKLQLAELEGEFMLNEFITRQRRRELSDRLNLSDQQVKIWFQNRRMKKKRLLLREQALTFF